In the Pseudomonas sp. DTU_2021_1001937_2_SI_NGA_ILE_001 genome, one interval contains:
- a CDS encoding alpha/beta hydrolase, which produces MSTFVTRDGTEIYYKDWGSGKPVLFSHGWPLDADMWEYQMHYLSSRGYRTIAFDRRGFGRSGQPWEGYDYDTFADDIADLIEHLDLKEVTLVGFSMGGGDVSRYIGKYGTSRVAKLALLGAVTPIFGKTADHPEGVEQAVFDGIRDGLLKDRAQFIADFSTPFYGLDNGQKVSDGVLTQTLNIALLASLKGTVDCVTAFAGTDFRPDMAKVDVPTLVIHGDADKIVPLEATGKLAAQMIPGAELKVYAGAPHGFAVTHAQQLNEDLLAFVGG; this is translated from the coding sequence ATGAGCACATTCGTCACCCGCGATGGAACCGAGATCTATTACAAGGACTGGGGGTCGGGCAAACCCGTGCTGTTCAGCCATGGTTGGCCGCTGGACGCCGACATGTGGGAATACCAGATGCACTACCTGAGCAGCCGCGGGTATCGCACCATCGCCTTCGACCGTCGCGGTTTCGGGCGATCCGGCCAGCCGTGGGAAGGCTATGACTACGACACCTTCGCCGACGACATCGCCGACCTGATCGAACACCTGGACCTCAAGGAAGTCACCCTGGTGGGCTTCTCCATGGGTGGCGGTGACGTGTCGCGCTACATCGGCAAGTACGGCACCTCGCGCGTAGCCAAGTTGGCGCTGCTGGGCGCCGTTACGCCGATCTTCGGCAAGACCGCCGACCACCCCGAGGGCGTCGAGCAGGCTGTGTTCGACGGCATTCGCGATGGCCTGCTCAAGGATCGCGCGCAGTTCATCGCCGACTTCAGCACCCCCTTCTACGGCCTGGACAACGGTCAGAAAGTCTCTGACGGCGTACTGACCCAGACCCTCAACATCGCCCTGCTGGCCTCGCTCAAGGGCACTGTCGATTGCGTGACCGCCTTCGCCGGCACCGACTTCCGCCCTGACATGGCGAAGGTCGACGTGCCGACCCTGGTGATCCATGGCGACGCCGACAAGATCGTGCCGCTGGAAGCCACCGGCAAGCTCGCCGCGCAGATGATTCCCGGCGCCGAACTCAAGGTCTACGCCGGTGCACCGCACGGCTTCGCGGTGACCCACGCGCAGCAGCTGAACGAAGACCTGCTGGCCTTCGTCGGCGGCTGA
- a CDS encoding MFS transporter — protein sequence MNTVLSPADPELVARAVAKVKRHVLPLFVVMFIVNYIDRVNIGFVRSHLESDLGIGAAAYGLGAGLFFIGYALFEVPSNILLQRFGAKVWLTRIMFTWGVVATAMAFVPNETWFYILRFLLGVAEAGFFPGVVYYFTQWLPAGERGKAMAIFLSGSAIASIISGPLSGALLNIQGLGMHGWQWMFFIEGMFSVLLCGFVWFWLDSLPKDAKWLSQAESQALTECIAEEQRQREQAVGGGEVRHSALHLLRDPQILLFCFLYFAISLTIYGCTFWLPSIIRSMGGLGDFQVGLFNSIPWIISVLAMYAFASLAARFKWQQAWASAAFVIAAIGLFMSTLGGPVFSFVAICFAAIGFKAASSLFWPIPQAYLDARIAAGVIALINSVGSLGGFVAPATFGYLEQSTGSIQGGLIGLAVVSLLAGILVFMTRTRKGQGKGANPAPRATPA from the coding sequence TTGAATACCGTCCTTTCCCCAGCAGACCCCGAGCTGGTCGCCCGTGCGGTGGCCAAGGTCAAACGCCACGTGCTGCCGTTGTTCGTGGTGATGTTCATCGTCAACTACATCGACCGAGTGAATATCGGCTTCGTGCGCAGCCACCTGGAGAGCGATCTGGGGATCGGTGCTGCGGCCTACGGCCTGGGCGCCGGCCTGTTCTTCATTGGCTATGCACTGTTCGAAGTGCCGTCCAACATCCTCCTGCAGCGCTTCGGCGCCAAGGTCTGGCTGACCCGCATCATGTTCACCTGGGGCGTAGTGGCCACGGCGATGGCCTTCGTGCCCAACGAGACCTGGTTCTACATCCTGCGCTTCCTGCTCGGCGTGGCCGAGGCCGGGTTCTTTCCCGGCGTGGTGTATTACTTCACCCAGTGGCTGCCGGCCGGCGAACGCGGCAAGGCCATGGCGATCTTTCTCAGTGGTTCGGCGATTGCCTCGATCATTTCCGGCCCGCTGTCTGGCGCGCTGTTGAACATCCAGGGGCTGGGCATGCATGGCTGGCAGTGGATGTTCTTCATCGAGGGCATGTTCTCGGTGCTGCTGTGTGGCTTCGTGTGGTTCTGGCTCGATTCGCTGCCCAAGGATGCGAAATGGCTCAGCCAGGCAGAAAGCCAGGCGCTGACCGAGTGCATCGCCGAAGAGCAGCGCCAGCGTGAGCAGGCCGTCGGTGGCGGCGAGGTGCGGCACTCGGCCCTGCATCTGCTGCGCGACCCGCAGATCCTGCTGTTCTGCTTCCTGTACTTCGCCATCTCGCTGACCATCTACGGCTGCACCTTCTGGTTGCCGAGCATCATCCGCTCGATGGGCGGGCTGGGCGATTTCCAGGTCGGGCTGTTCAACTCCATCCCGTGGATCATCTCGGTGCTGGCGATGTACGCCTTCGCCAGCCTGGCGGCGCGCTTCAAGTGGCAGCAGGCCTGGGCCTCGGCGGCCTTCGTCATTGCCGCCATCGGGCTGTTCATGTCCACCCTGGGCGGGCCGGTGTTTTCCTTCGTGGCGATCTGCTTCGCGGCCATCGGTTTCAAGGCGGCTTCGTCGCTGTTCTGGCCGATTCCCCAGGCCTACCTGGATGCGCGCATCGCCGCCGGGGTCATCGCGCTGATCAACTCGGTGGGCAGCCTTGGAGGGTTCGTGGCGCCCGCGACGTTCGGCTATCTGGAACAGAGCACCGGCTCGATCCAGGGTGGCCTGATCGGCCTGGCCGTGGTGTCGCTGCTGGCCGGCATCCTGGTGTTCATGACCCGTACCCGCAAGGGCCAGGGCAAGGGAGCCAACCCGGCGCCACGCGCCACCCCGGCCTGA
- a CDS encoding glucarate dehydratase family protein: MKIKQVRVTPIAFRDAPLLNASGIHEPYALRSIIEVESDSGLIGLGESYGDGPVLAVLQAMQGSLVGLDPFDLNGLRARVVKTVAGLQPASAGAELAPGSHPSKQVANAYSAFEVAFLDLQARSLDMPLVNLLGGAVRREVPFSAYLFFKYAEHIGSPYKPDRWGEAISPQQIVAQARTMIEENGFKSIKLKAGTLLGPEHEVACIKALCEAFPQAPLRIDPNGNWSVDTSLRMAEALGDALEYYEDPCPGLEGMAEVHRRTGVPLATNMVVTDFDEFRRSVALNSVQIVLADHHYWGGLRDTQILARLCDTFGLGVSMHSNSHLGISLMAMTHVAAAVPNLAYACDTHYPWQEPDEEVIKGGKLPIVDGCVALRDAPGLGVELDYDQLGKLNDQYHSCGIRSRNDVTQMQKYRPDWTALKPRF, translated from the coding sequence ATGAAGATCAAACAGGTCCGTGTCACGCCTATCGCCTTTCGCGACGCCCCCCTGCTCAATGCCAGTGGCATCCACGAGCCCTATGCGCTGCGCTCGATCATCGAGGTCGAGAGTGACAGCGGCCTCATCGGCCTGGGCGAGAGCTATGGCGATGGACCGGTGCTGGCGGTGCTGCAGGCCATGCAGGGCAGCCTGGTGGGGCTGGACCCCTTCGACCTCAACGGCCTGCGTGCGCGGGTGGTGAAGACCGTCGCCGGCCTGCAGCCGGCCAGTGCCGGAGCCGAGCTGGCGCCAGGCTCGCACCCGAGCAAGCAGGTGGCCAATGCCTACTCGGCCTTCGAGGTGGCGTTTCTCGACCTGCAGGCGCGCTCGCTGGACATGCCGCTGGTCAACCTGCTCGGTGGGGCGGTGCGCCGCGAAGTGCCGTTCAGCGCCTACCTGTTCTTCAAGTACGCCGAGCACATCGGCTCGCCCTACAAGCCTGACCGCTGGGGCGAAGCCATCAGCCCGCAGCAGATCGTCGCTCAGGCGCGCACCATGATCGAAGAGAACGGCTTCAAGAGCATCAAGCTCAAGGCCGGCACGCTGCTTGGCCCGGAACATGAGGTGGCGTGCATAAAGGCGCTGTGCGAAGCCTTTCCCCAGGCGCCGCTGCGCATCGACCCGAACGGCAACTGGTCGGTGGACACCTCGCTGCGCATGGCCGAGGCGCTGGGCGATGCCCTGGAATACTACGAAGACCCATGCCCGGGCCTGGAGGGCATGGCCGAGGTGCATCGGCGCACGGGTGTGCCACTGGCGACCAACATGGTGGTCACCGATTTCGACGAGTTCCGCCGCAGTGTGGCGCTGAACAGCGTGCAGATCGTCCTGGCCGACCACCATTACTGGGGCGGCCTGCGCGATACGCAGATCCTGGCACGCCTGTGCGACACCTTCGGCCTGGGCGTGTCGATGCATTCCAATTCGCACTTGGGCATCAGCCTGATGGCCATGACCCACGTTGCCGCGGCCGTGCCGAACCTGGCCTATGCCTGCGACACCCATTACCCCTGGCAGGAGCCGGACGAAGAAGTCATCAAGGGCGGCAAGCTGCCCATCGTCGATGGCTGTGTGGCATTGCGCGATGCGCCGGGGCTGGGCGTCGAGCTGGACTACGACCAGTTGGGCAAGCTCAACGACCAGTACCACAGCTGCGGTATCCGTTCGCGCAACGATGTGACCCAGATGCAGAAATACCGGCCCGACTGGACCGCGCTCAAGCCGCGGTTCTGA
- a CDS encoding acyltransferase family protein, translated as MDFRKDINGLRALAVLAVLLYHFRPAWLPGGFAGVDVFFVISGYLITGIILRGLNTGRFSLVAFYRSRVRRIVPALAVLCLVLLVGGWFYLLPLDYAALGKHVASSLGFVSNIVYWREAGYFTANAHEKWLLHTWSLSVEWQFYLLYPLALLLLKRLVGLRALRGWVLAGCLASLALCLFAAPRWPEAAFYLLPTRAWELLLGAVACLFPLRLPTRGQRWLERAGLAMILAGFGLMQASQGWSAYLVLLPVLGTWAVIAAARQGSWLTANPAAQWLGRLSYSLYLWHWPVVVAMNYAGWLDNPLSVLAGMGLALLLGQASYRLVETGGRSAGPRLQPAPLATLTLLAFIGASGIFASAGAVTALRSISTSDRARFIQDYADRQNQLYEPYWLKCDAFSAFTQRGQSGIDESCIRRRGAGGVFLWGDSHAQALSLGLRTQLQAGTPFYQVTSASCPPGLTAPLQQGAVGQACVYATELAWRSIERLRPSIVVMAQKDGHDRTPWNDIAARLQGYGVRQVVLVGPVPQWSPSLPSVIANRHWGLDASHIQDRALDRHLLDVDRALRRQIDPARVQFVSLLDKLCDASGCLVRLSGNDQLLQIDDGHLSAEGSMYVVRQWLLPQLQPAQGG; from the coding sequence ATGGACTTCAGAAAAGACATCAACGGCCTGCGCGCCCTGGCGGTGCTCGCCGTGCTGCTGTACCACTTCCGTCCTGCCTGGCTGCCCGGTGGCTTCGCCGGAGTGGACGTGTTCTTCGTGATCTCCGGCTACCTGATCACCGGGATCATCCTGCGCGGCCTGAACACCGGGCGCTTCAGCCTGGTGGCCTTCTATCGCTCACGGGTGCGACGTATCGTGCCGGCGCTGGCGGTGCTGTGCCTGGTCCTGCTGGTCGGCGGCTGGTTCTACCTGCTGCCGCTGGACTACGCCGCGCTGGGCAAGCACGTGGCGAGCAGCCTGGGCTTCGTGTCCAACATCGTCTACTGGCGGGAGGCTGGCTACTTCACCGCCAACGCCCACGAGAAATGGCTGCTGCACACCTGGTCGCTGTCGGTGGAGTGGCAGTTCTACCTGTTGTATCCGCTGGCGCTGTTGCTGCTCAAACGCCTGGTTGGCCTGCGGGCGCTGCGTGGCTGGGTCCTCGCCGGCTGCCTGGCCAGCCTGGCGCTGTGCCTGTTCGCCGCGCCGCGCTGGCCGGAAGCGGCCTTCTACCTGCTGCCGACCCGTGCCTGGGAGCTGCTGCTCGGCGCGGTGGCCTGCCTGTTCCCCCTGCGCCTGCCGACCCGCGGGCAGCGCTGGCTGGAGCGCGCCGGACTGGCGATGATCCTGGCGGGCTTCGGCCTGATGCAGGCCAGCCAGGGCTGGTCCGCCTACCTGGTACTGCTGCCGGTGCTGGGCACCTGGGCAGTGATCGCCGCCGCTCGGCAAGGCTCCTGGCTGACCGCCAATCCGGCGGCGCAGTGGCTGGGCCGGCTGTCCTATTCGCTGTACCTGTGGCACTGGCCGGTGGTGGTGGCGATGAACTACGCCGGCTGGCTGGACAACCCCCTCAGCGTGCTGGCCGGCATGGGCCTGGCCCTGCTGCTGGGCCAGGCTTCTTACCGGCTGGTGGAAACCGGTGGCCGCAGTGCAGGCCCGCGTCTGCAGCCCGCGCCGCTGGCGACCCTGACCCTGCTGGCCTTCATCGGCGCCAGCGGCATTTTCGCTTCTGCCGGCGCGGTGACCGCGCTGCGCAGCATCAGCACCTCCGACCGCGCACGCTTCATTCAGGATTACGCCGACCGCCAGAACCAGCTGTACGAGCCGTACTGGCTCAAGTGCGACGCCTTTTCGGCATTCACCCAGCGCGGCCAGTCCGGCATCGACGAGTCCTGCATCCGTCGACGAGGCGCCGGCGGCGTGTTCCTGTGGGGCGACTCCCACGCCCAGGCTTTGTCGCTGGGACTGCGCACGCAACTGCAAGCGGGCACGCCGTTCTATCAGGTGACCTCGGCCAGCTGCCCGCCCGGCCTCACCGCGCCCCTGCAACAGGGCGCCGTGGGCCAGGCCTGCGTGTATGCCACCGAGCTGGCCTGGCGCAGCATCGAACGGCTGCGCCCGAGCATCGTGGTCATGGCGCAGAAGGACGGCCACGACCGCACCCCATGGAACGACATCGCTGCTCGCCTGCAAGGCTACGGCGTACGCCAGGTGGTACTGGTCGGGCCGGTACCGCAATGGAGCCCATCGCTGCCCAGCGTCATTGCCAACCGCCACTGGGGGCTGGACGCCTCGCACATTCAGGATCGCGCGCTGGATCGGCACCTGCTTGACGTGGACCGGGCCCTCCGCCGCCAGATCGACCCCGCGCGGGTACAGTTCGTCTCGCTGCTCGACAAGCTGTGCGACGCCAGCGGCTGCCTGGTGCGCCTGAGCGGCAACGACCAGCTGCTGCAAATCGACGATGGCCACTTGAGCGCCGAGGGCTCGATGTATGTGGTGCGCCAGTGGCTGTTGCCCCAGCTGCAACCGGCGCAGGGGGGCTGA
- a CDS encoding substrate-binding periplasmic protein produces the protein MGFRALIAACTLACLPGFATAQAWLAGGSEWHPFSYSDAQQQMQGIAVDIVREVLAQAGIQARFVSYPANRMQVMLERGQLDLSYAESRAWQNYEVADQYVFSEPYMKVREYLFFARNNPAADKPIDALQNLTIGMVRGYTYKRLDAAFASQRLMKLETSQDIALFDLLDTGRVDAVAMVDDLYTYLTATHHIDPSRFRRGAQLSEAPLSIMLQRKHAERLPAIDQAIRRMQDSGEIARILDAHMPTRTAVACNTQDPAC, from the coding sequence ATGGGATTTCGCGCTCTGATCGCTGCATGCACACTGGCTTGCCTGCCGGGTTTCGCCACGGCCCAGGCCTGGCTGGCGGGCGGGTCCGAGTGGCATCCATTCAGCTACAGCGACGCGCAGCAGCAGATGCAGGGCATTGCCGTGGACATCGTCCGTGAAGTGCTGGCCCAGGCGGGTATCCAGGCGCGCTTCGTGTCTTACCCGGCCAACCGCATGCAGGTCATGCTCGAACGCGGCCAGCTGGACCTCAGCTACGCCGAATCACGTGCCTGGCAAAACTATGAGGTCGCCGACCAGTACGTGTTTTCCGAGCCCTACATGAAGGTGCGCGAGTACCTGTTCTTCGCCCGCAATAACCCGGCCGCCGACAAACCCATCGATGCCCTGCAGAACCTGACCATCGGCATGGTGCGCGGCTATACCTACAAACGCCTGGATGCCGCGTTCGCCTCCCAGCGCCTGATGAAGCTGGAAACCTCGCAGGACATCGCCCTGTTCGATCTGCTCGACACCGGCCGGGTGGACGCCGTGGCGATGGTCGACGATCTCTACACCTACCTCACCGCGACCCACCACATCGACCCGAGCCGCTTCCGCCGTGGCGCACAGCTCAGCGAAGCGCCGCTGTCGATCATGCTGCAGCGCAAGCATGCCGAACGCTTGCCAGCCATCGACCAGGCGATCCGACGCATGCAGGACAGCGGCGAGATCGCCCGCATCCTCGACGCCCACATGCCGACGCGCACGGCCGTGGCCTGTAACACCCAGGACCCGGCCTGCTGA
- a CDS encoding DUF6508 domain-containing protein, translating to MPGPLDRLRDWLTRTPPQPPQPCVTPAQTPPPGLADIEALLAFLPHLYPGGVAINPFKDAPAEQWPVYVEAVDAFFQAAGQECWIDYRYGDANPGDMLEHPEQIAQASVAQIKSLLTWCVRGERFCYGHHGAVIQNGAVLAILQRLQVIRDSLDHQAPHPRNRP from the coding sequence ATGCCGGGCCCGCTAGACCGCCTGCGGGACTGGCTGACGCGCACCCCGCCGCAGCCGCCCCAGCCCTGCGTCACGCCGGCTCAGACCCCGCCTCCTGGCCTGGCTGACATCGAAGCGTTGCTGGCCTTCCTGCCCCACTTGTACCCCGGCGGCGTCGCCATCAATCCCTTCAAAGACGCTCCCGCTGAACAATGGCCCGTGTATGTCGAAGCCGTCGATGCCTTTTTCCAGGCTGCTGGCCAGGAATGCTGGATCGACTACCGCTACGGGGATGCCAATCCAGGCGACATGCTCGAGCACCCCGAGCAGATTGCCCAGGCGTCCGTCGCGCAGATCAAGAGCCTGCTGACCTGGTGCGTCCGTGGCGAACGTTTCTGCTACGGCCATCATGGCGCGGTCATCCAGAACGGCGCCGTTCTGGCCATCCTGCAACGCCTGCAAGTCATACGCGATAGCTTGGATCACCAGGCCCCTCACCCCAGGAACCGACCATGA
- a CDS encoding DUF3592 domain-containing protein: protein MSKVPSPAQRGDPVRAVIFLPIGLCLLVLTAWLVMARMDFLAHAQRTQGHVSALNAGGSHPQIDFTDAIGETFSYPEGGMIFGYEVGDKVDVYYRAESPSRTAIIDDRGALWGASLLAGLLAVVFTAGGSYHLIAWIRQRRIVRTPQGH, encoded by the coding sequence ATGAGCAAAGTGCCATCACCTGCCCAGCGGGGTGATCCTGTACGTGCAGTGATCTTCCTGCCTATCGGGCTGTGCCTGCTGGTGCTGACCGCCTGGCTGGTGATGGCACGGATGGACTTCCTGGCCCATGCACAACGCACCCAAGGCCATGTCAGCGCCTTGAATGCCGGGGGTAGTCACCCGCAGATCGACTTCACCGATGCCATAGGCGAAACCTTCAGCTATCCCGAAGGCGGGATGATCTTTGGCTACGAAGTGGGCGACAAGGTCGACGTCTACTATCGAGCCGAATCACCCTCGCGCACAGCCATCATCGACGACCGTGGCGCCCTCTGGGGTGCCAGCCTCCTGGCGGGGCTGCTGGCCGTCGTCTTCACCGCCGGTGGGAGCTACCACCTCATCGCATGGATTCGCCAGCGTCGCATCGTGCGTACTCCACAAGGACATTGA
- a CDS encoding RHS repeat-associated core domain-containing protein encodes MSTTSPATQRYHYDALDRLASRSNAERPVAPGFFYCGTRLATEIEGHARTILFHARNRLLAQRRDSVLQIGTTLLGSDQPGSVTYSLSATQQRIFAYMPYGARHPLWVPEGLSGFKGERLEPMTAHYLSGNGYRAFNPVLMRFHSPDSLSPFGEGGLNEYAYCAGDPINRADPEGHMFQAVMTALSDFFPSQSRQKFKAIAPGIIGFEKPYGKRKTFSIVSHGVAEPLDGYHPLITSDERLVSPMILRDRLASSGIDLSQYERIRLMSCYSANGANPFAAQLSKLTQKPVKGYRGVVSVAGIHHIENNRRVRQLSQHEYEYSGQIRAIKIRLPGALNERLPFTYKPVIFNP; translated from the coding sequence ATGAGCACCACTTCCCCCGCCACCCAGCGCTATCACTATGATGCACTCGACCGCCTGGCCAGCCGTTCTAACGCTGAACGGCCTGTCGCACCCGGCTTCTTCTACTGCGGAACGCGCCTGGCCACCGAAATCGAAGGGCACGCTCGGACGATCCTGTTTCACGCCAGAAACAGGCTGCTGGCACAGCGGCGCGATAGCGTCTTGCAAATCGGCACGACCTTGCTGGGCAGTGATCAACCAGGCTCTGTGACCTACAGCCTGAGCGCAACGCAACAACGAATCTTCGCTTATATGCCCTATGGCGCCCGGCATCCTCTCTGGGTGCCCGAAGGTCTGTCCGGCTTCAAGGGGGAACGGTTGGAACCGATGACGGCACATTACTTGTCGGGTAACGGCTACCGGGCGTTCAACCCTGTATTGATGAGATTCCACAGCCCGGACAGCCTGAGTCCATTCGGGGAGGGCGGATTGAACGAATATGCGTACTGTGCAGGGGATCCGATCAATCGGGCCGATCCTGAGGGGCACATGTTCCAAGCAGTGATGACCGCTCTCAGCGACTTTTTTCCCAGCCAATCAAGACAGAAATTCAAAGCCATTGCGCCGGGCATCATCGGTTTCGAAAAACCTTACGGGAAGCGCAAGACGTTCAGCATCGTCAGCCATGGCGTGGCGGAACCATTGGATGGTTACCATCCGCTGATCACAAGTGATGAACGGCTGGTCAGCCCGATGATATTGCGCGACAGGCTGGCGAGTTCCGGAATCGATCTCAGCCAGTACGAGCGAATACGCCTGATGTCCTGCTACTCGGCAAATGGCGCGAATCCCTTTGCCGCACAACTGTCGAAACTGACCCAAAAGCCGGTGAAGGGCTACAGGGGCGTAGTGTCCGTCGCTGGCATTCACCACATCGAAAACAACAGGCGTGTTCGCCAACTTTCTCAACATGAATACGAATACAGTGGCCAGATCAGGGCCATCAAGATACGTCTGCCCGGCGCATTGAACGAAAGACTGCCCTTCACCTACAAACCCGTCATTTTCAATCCCTGA
- a CDS encoding LysR substrate-binding domain-containing protein — MFELAQLRCFATVATELNFRRAAERLNMTQPPLSRQIQLLEHNLGVERFTRSTRSVALTAAGRAFFIEAQHLLERAEQAALAAKRFASGDIGSVSISFVGSAVYEFLPRVIAEARLNQPQVKIALSEMNTAQQHEALRARRIDLGIVRAPLLQPGYESECLVREPFVLAVPASHPLASAPQVTVRDLAGVPFLMYSHSAYPPFNELLTGMFRSAGVAPEYVQWLGSSLTILALVNAAMGLALVPRCATNVVFRDVVFRDIDLGDGIQSELHLVWRSDNDNPACRMLLEAIRAAVHNG, encoded by the coding sequence ATGTTTGAACTCGCCCAGCTGCGCTGCTTTGCTACGGTGGCCACCGAGCTGAACTTCCGCCGTGCCGCCGAACGCCTGAACATGACCCAGCCACCGTTGAGCCGGCAGATCCAGTTGCTGGAGCACAACCTGGGTGTCGAGCGGTTCACCCGCAGCACCCGCAGCGTGGCCCTGACCGCCGCCGGCCGGGCCTTTTTCATCGAAGCCCAGCACCTGCTGGAACGCGCCGAGCAGGCGGCGCTGGCAGCCAAGCGCTTCGCCAGCGGCGACATCGGTTCGGTGAGCATCAGCTTCGTTGGCAGCGCCGTGTATGAATTCCTGCCCAGGGTCATCGCCGAAGCCCGGCTCAACCAGCCGCAGGTGAAGATCGCCCTCAGCGAAATGAACACCGCGCAGCAGCACGAGGCGCTGCGTGCCCGGCGCATCGACCTGGGCATCGTCCGTGCGCCCTTGCTGCAACCGGGCTACGAGAGCGAATGCCTGGTACGCGAGCCGTTCGTGCTCGCCGTGCCTGCCAGCCACCCGCTGGCCAGCGCGCCACAGGTGACGGTTCGCGACCTGGCCGGTGTGCCCTTCCTGATGTATTCCCACTCGGCCTACCCGCCATTCAACGAACTGCTCACCGGCATGTTCCGCTCCGCCGGCGTTGCCCCGGAATACGTGCAGTGGCTGGGCTCTTCACTGACCATCCTGGCGCTGGTCAACGCCGCCATGGGCCTGGCCCTGGTGCCGCGCTGCGCCACCAACGTGGTGTTCCGTGACGTGGTGTTCCGCGACATCGACCTGGGCGACGGCATCCAGAGCGAACTGCATCTGGTGTGGCGCAGCGACAACGACAACCCGGCGTGCCGGATGCTGCTGGAAGCCATTCGCGCGGCGGTGCATAACGGCTGA
- a CDS encoding SMI1/KNR4 family protein produces the protein MSIVDTYLNGLYQALPAEELQQLQLSHGASPTDLQALQAAYPQVPASLLELLGRIDGTHYREYPGGEICVLILGSDVFEYPYYLSSVAQILEEAGKYKDSIAEIYEAYLDEDPELLGAGIDPQVPMNRRLCFSHCMNNGGTSRLYLDFDPAPGGSVGQVVRFLHDPDSYVVIASSFDEYLQGLIEQNYAFIFEDE, from the coding sequence ATGTCCATCGTCGACACCTACCTCAACGGCCTGTACCAGGCCCTGCCCGCCGAAGAGCTGCAACAGCTGCAGCTCAGCCACGGCGCCTCCCCCACCGACCTGCAAGCCCTGCAGGCGGCTTATCCACAGGTGCCGGCCAGCCTGCTGGAGCTGCTCGGGCGTATCGACGGTACTCACTACCGCGAGTATCCAGGCGGCGAGATCTGCGTGCTGATCCTCGGCTCGGATGTCTTCGAGTACCCCTACTACCTCAGCTCCGTGGCGCAGATCCTCGAAGAAGCCGGAAAGTACAAGGACAGCATCGCCGAGATCTACGAGGCGTACCTCGACGAAGACCCTGAACTGCTCGGCGCCGGCATCGACCCGCAGGTGCCAATGAACCGCCGCCTGTGTTTTTCCCACTGTATGAACAACGGCGGCACCTCACGCCTGTACCTGGACTTCGACCCGGCGCCAGGCGGCAGCGTCGGCCAGGTCGTGCGCTTTCTGCACGACCCGGACAGCTACGTGGTGATCGCCAGCAGCTTCGATGAGTACCTGCAGGGGCTGATCGAGCAGAACTACGCGTTCATTTTCGAGGATGAATAG
- a CDS encoding class I SAM-dependent methyltransferase translates to MSSTALYTDLSGYYDLMCADIDYRAQSQGIRRLHQLFGNQGARHLDLACGTGPHIRHFLDFGYRSAGLDINQPMLDIAAQRCPEARFACLDMGDFTVDEPLDLVTCFLYSIHYNAGIERLDACIGRVHEALGEGGVFCFNAVDKYKIDNRSFVGHQVSHEGSQFTFGSAWHYPGEGERQSLRLRIDKTHEGTTQTWEDEHPMVAASFVELQALLQPRFEVHVFEHDYERITPWQGAGGNAIFVCVKSR, encoded by the coding sequence ATGAGCTCAACCGCGCTGTATACCGACCTGTCTGGCTACTACGACCTGATGTGTGCCGATATCGACTATCGGGCGCAGAGCCAGGGTATTCGCAGGCTTCATCAGTTGTTCGGCAATCAGGGGGCCAGGCATCTGGACCTAGCCTGTGGTACCGGGCCGCACATTCGTCACTTTCTCGATTTCGGCTACCGCAGTGCCGGCCTGGACATCAACCAACCGATGCTTGATATCGCCGCGCAGCGTTGCCCCGAGGCCCGCTTCGCCTGCCTGGACATGGGTGACTTCACCGTGGACGAGCCGCTGGATCTGGTCACTTGCTTCTTGTATTCCATCCACTACAACGCCGGCATCGAGCGCCTCGACGCTTGCATTGGCCGTGTGCATGAGGCGCTAGGCGAGGGGGGCGTGTTCTGCTTCAACGCTGTGGATAAGTACAAGATCGATAACCGTTCGTTCGTGGGGCACCAAGTCAGTCACGAGGGCAGCCAGTTTACCTTCGGCTCCGCCTGGCACTATCCGGGCGAAGGCGAAAGGCAGTCGCTGCGCTTGCGGATCGACAAGACCCACGAGGGCACGACCCAGACCTGGGAGGATGAACATCCGATGGTGGCTGCCAGCTTCGTGGAGTTGCAGGCGCTGTTGCAGCCGCGGTTCGAGGTCCATGTGTTCGAACATGACTACGAAAGGATCACCCCTTGGCAGGGGGCGGGCGGCAATGCGATTTTTGTCTGTGTAAAGAGCCGTTGA